The Desulfobulbus propionicus DSM 2032 DNA segment GGGCGAACCGGAGCCGGTGAAAAAAGCGCCGTCGACAAAGCGGTAGCCCCGGTCCAGAGCGCCGATGTCGGCCATGTCCTGGGCGTCGAGCACCAGATCGGCGGCCGCCAGGTTCTGTCGCAGCCGTTCCGGGTTGACCGATTTGGGGATGACCACGGTCTTGCGGCCAAGGCCCCAGGCCAGCAGCACCTGGGCCGGGGTGATCCCGTGCTTGGCCGCGATCCGTAGGATAACCGGATGGTCGAGCAGGGTCGGCTCGTCGCTCTTCTTCATGCCTGTGGGCCGGTCGCCCGAACCGAGCGGCGAATAGGCGGTAACCAGGATGCCGCGCTCCCGGCAGAAGGCGAGCATGGCCTCCTGCTGCAGATAGGGATGGAGCTCGATCTGGTTCATTGCCGGCTGGATGGTGGCAGCGTTGCAGAGGGCCTGGAGTTTTTTGAGACTGAAGTTGCACACCCCGATATTGCGCGTCAGCCCCTTGGCCACGCAAGCCTCCAGCGCTTTCCAGGTGGCGCTGATCGGCAGGTCGTCGAGAGCGACGTACTCGTCGCTGCGGCGGGGGAACATGACCCCTGGCTTGAAG contains these protein-coding regions:
- a CDS encoding aldo/keto reductase, yielding MQTYALNSGDRLPVLGLGTWKAAPGAVYGAVKDALTAGYRHIDCAPIYQNEPEIGQAVAEAIAAGVVSRADLWLTSKLWNDAHAPEQVQPALEKTLADLRVDSLDLYLIHWPVHFKPGVMFPRRSDEYVALDDLPISATWKALEACVAKGLTRNIGVCNFSLKKLQALCNAATIQPAMNQIELHPYLQQEAMLAFCRERGILVTAYSPLGSGDRPTGMKKSDEPTLLDHPVILRIAAKHGITPAQVLLAWGLGRKTVVIPKSVNPERLRQNLAAADLVLDAQDMADIGALDRGYRFVDGAFFTGSGSPYTLSAIWDE